One Entomomonas asaccharolytica DNA segment encodes these proteins:
- a CDS encoding inositol monophosphatase family protein, with protein sequence MQPMLTIALRAARSAGEYIFRATERLDSLSPQQKETNDYVSEIDRSAEEIIITALQKAYPNHGILAEERGLIKGTAEGADYLWIIDPLDGTTNFLRGVPHYAVSIACQYKGRLEHAVVLDPVRQEEFTASRGRGAAMNGKRIRVSARKSLDGALLATGFPFKQDQLDGLDSYLAMFRDLIGATAGIRRAGAASLDLAYVAAGRYDAFWESGLSQWDMAAGALLIQEAGGLISDFKGGHDFLENGQVVTGNPKCFKAVLQTIQPHLSKK encoded by the coding sequence ATGCAGCCTATGCTAACCATTGCATTACGTGCCGCCCGTAGTGCAGGCGAATATATTTTTAGAGCAACAGAACGTTTAGATAGTCTTAGTCCACAGCAAAAAGAAACTAATGATTATGTTTCTGAAATCGACAGAAGTGCTGAAGAAATTATTATTACTGCTTTACAAAAAGCTTATCCAAATCACGGTATCCTAGCAGAAGAGCGTGGGTTAATTAAAGGAACAGCGGAAGGTGCTGACTATTTATGGATTATTGATCCATTAGATGGAACAACTAATTTTTTACGTGGTGTTCCACACTATGCTGTAAGTATTGCTTGTCAATATAAAGGGCGTTTAGAACATGCTGTAGTATTAGACCCTGTTCGTCAAGAGGAATTTACTGCTTCCCGTGGTCGTGGTGCGGCGATGAATGGTAAACGAATTCGTGTTAGTGCGCGTAAAAGCTTAGACGGTGCTTTACTAGCAACAGGTTTTCCATTTAAACAAGATCAATTAGACGGTTTAGATAGTTATTTAGCGATGTTTCGCGACTTAATCGGAGCTACTGCGGGTATACGCAGGGCTGGAGCAGCTAGTTTAGATTTAGCTTATGTGGCAGCAGGTCGCTATGATGCATTCTGGGAATCTGGTTTGTCGCAATGGGATATGGCGGCTGGTGCATTATTAATTCAAGAAGCAGGCGGCTTAATTAGTGACTTTAAAGGTGGCCATGACTTTTTAGAAAACGGTCAAGTAGTCACAGGTAACCCTAAATGTTTTAAAGCTGTTTTACAAACTATTCAGCCACACCTTTCTAAAAAATAA
- a CDS encoding GntP family permease produces MGLLGILLGLGLLVFLAFRGWTVLILAPLSALIVALFSGEPLLAHWTQTFMGNTARFFSQFFPLFLLGAVFGKLMEDTGSISTIAQFMMKHLGEKRAILAVVLAGAMVTYGGVSLFVAFFVLAPMANELFRSANIPHRLIPGAIILGTSTFTMSALPGTPSIQNAIPTAFFGTTPFAAPGLGIIASAVMLAVGLWWLYRVQRIAVLNGEGFGKGSKMATASALANDDKLREQVVHSTEFDPTGVNKGKRVKYFPPIVFAMLPLIVVVSVNLLMSEVILPNMDTSFLAEAKWGSTSFAAVGGIWSVITALTCAIVVVILVNFKKLPDFRKSLGAGANSSVLPAVSVACLVGFGAVVAAMPAFTVVKDWVLGIEGGPLVSLAVSTNLLAGLTGSASGGLSIALDSLASTYMTLAEQLNIDPALMHRIAVIGSGTLDTLPHNGAVVSLLAICGCTHKESYKDIIMAGILSALIALVVVIVLGSIFGSF; encoded by the coding sequence ATGGGATTATTGGGCATATTATTAGGGCTAGGATTACTGGTTTTTTTAGCATTTAGGGGCTGGACTGTACTTATTTTAGCGCCTCTTTCAGCTTTAATCGTAGCACTGTTTAGTGGCGAGCCCTTATTAGCGCATTGGACCCAAACTTTTATGGGTAATACAGCACGATTTTTTTCTCAGTTTTTTCCCTTATTTTTATTAGGTGCTGTGTTTGGTAAATTAATGGAAGATACAGGTTCAATTTCAACAATTGCTCAATTTATGATGAAGCACTTAGGAGAGAAAAGAGCTATTTTGGCAGTAGTATTAGCAGGTGCAATGGTGACTTATGGTGGAGTCAGTTTATTTGTAGCTTTCTTTGTATTAGCCCCTATGGCAAATGAGTTATTTCGCTCAGCTAATATTCCCCATCGTTTAATACCTGGTGCTATTATTTTAGGTACTTCAACTTTTACTATGTCTGCCTTACCGGGTACGCCTTCTATTCAAAATGCTATTCCAACTGCTTTTTTTGGAACTACTCCTTTTGCTGCGCCAGGTTTAGGTATTATTGCCAGTGCAGTGATGTTAGCAGTAGGTTTATGGTGGTTATATCGTGTGCAACGTATAGCAGTGTTAAATGGAGAAGGTTTTGGTAAAGGCAGTAAAATGGCCACAGCCTCTGCTCTAGCTAATGATGATAAGTTACGTGAGCAGGTAGTACATTCTACCGAATTTGATCCAACAGGTGTTAATAAAGGAAAACGTGTTAAATATTTTCCTCCTATTGTATTTGCAATGTTGCCATTGATTGTTGTGGTGAGCGTTAATTTACTGATGTCAGAAGTTATTTTACCCAATATGGATACCAGTTTTTTAGCAGAAGCAAAATGGGGAAGTACTAGCTTTGCAGCGGTAGGCGGTATTTGGTCAGTGATTACTGCATTAACTTGTGCCATTGTAGTGGTTATTCTTGTTAACTTTAAAAAATTACCTGATTTTCGTAAATCATTGGGGGCTGGTGCTAATTCTTCTGTACTACCTGCTGTTAGTGTTGCTTGTTTAGTCGGTTTTGGGGCTGTGGTAGCAGCCATGCCAGCCTTTACTGTGGTTAAGGATTGGGTGTTAGGTATTGAAGGTGGGCCTTTAGTTTCTTTAGCTGTATCTACCAACTTGCTAGCAGGTTTAACAGGCTCTGCCTCTGGTGGACTATCCATAGCCCTAGATTCTTTAGCAAGCACCTATATGACCTTAGCAGAGCAATTAAATATTGATCCTGCATTAATGCATAGAATTGCGGTCATTGGTTCTGGCACATTAGATACCTTACCTCATAATGGGGCTGTTGTATCCTTGTTAGCCATTTGTGGTTGTACTCATAAAGAAAGTTATAAAGATATTATTATGGCAGGTATTCTAAGTGCTTTAATCGCATTAGTTGTAGTAATTGTGTTAGGTTCAATCTTCGGTAGTTTTTAA